In one window of Candidatus Dormiibacterota bacterium DNA:
- a CDS encoding HisA/HisF-related TIM barrel protein: MVTRRIVPCLDIRDGRVVKGVNFVNVRDAGDPVELARAYEASGADELVFLDITATLEGRVATRSIVSAVARMLTIPFTVGGGVSTVEDVRALLRAGCDKVSFNSAAVRDPRVLASAAAEFGSQCIVLAIDARRRERGWEVVVDGGRTPTGLDAVDWALRATERAGAGEILLTSMDA, from the coding sequence GTGGTAACGCGGCGGATCGTCCCGTGCCTGGACATTCGCGATGGCCGGGTGGTAAAGGGCGTGAACTTCGTGAACGTGCGCGACGCCGGCGATCCGGTCGAGCTGGCGCGCGCGTACGAAGCCTCGGGTGCCGACGAGTTGGTCTTTCTCGATATCACGGCGACGCTCGAAGGGCGCGTCGCGACGCGCTCGATCGTGAGCGCGGTGGCGAGAATGCTCACGATTCCGTTTACCGTCGGCGGCGGAGTCTCCACGGTCGAGGACGTTCGAGCGCTCTTACGTGCGGGCTGCGATAAGGTTTCTTTTAACTCGGCGGCGGTGCGCGACCCCCGTGTGCTCGCCTCGGCGGCTGCCGAGTTTGGGAGCCAGTGCATCGTCTTGGCGATCGATGCGCGGCGCCGAGAGCGCGGCTGGGAAGTGGTCGTCGACGGCGGGCGTACGCCGACGGGCTTGGATGCCGTGGACTGGGCGCTCCGCGCGACCGAGCGAGCCGGAGCCGGAGAGATTCTTCTAACGAGTATGGACGC